In Schistocerca gregaria isolate iqSchGreg1 chromosome 9, iqSchGreg1.2, whole genome shotgun sequence, a single genomic region encodes these proteins:
- the LOC126291529 gene encoding uncharacterized protein LOC126291529 — MASAESAPVAQSRSYDFEVQVRDGCVRELAITNFVTTTATFTWNIHQLRRLPKGIFEASSPVFEHPSASRWSMELSKDHNDAFYLGFMLISSEKGVPVRATIKTKAKCKVGQIRELPVIESELFKVGEVQRKEWLRGFSQPKDVQSDELLLESEVVVVRCVAESAPGPASSLKGDLATLLELEEDADVTLLSGSSGQRLRAPHLP, encoded by the exons AGGTCATACGATTTCGAAGTGCAGGTGAGAGATGGCTGTGTACGTGAGCTAGCCATAACAAACTTTGTGACGACGACGGCTACATTTACGTGGAATATCCACCAGCTGAGGAGGTTGCCAAAAGGTATATTCGAAGCATCGTCGCCAGTGTTTGAGCACCCCAGTGCCAGCAGATGGAGCATGGAACTGTCCAAAGACCACAACGATGCCTTCTACCTGGGTTTCATGCTGATCTCTTCTGAGAAGGGAGTACCTGTGAGAGCCACCATCAAGACCAAGGCCAAATGCAAAGTTGGTCAAATAAGAGAA CTGCCTGTCATAGAGTCTGAGCTGTTCAAAGTGGGCGAGGTGCAGCGGAAGGAATGGCTGCGAGGATTCAGCCAGCCGAAGGACGTGCAGTCAGACGAGCTACTGCTGGAGAGCGAGGTGGTCGttgtgcggtgcgtggcggagtccGCTCCAGGACCCGCCAGCAGTCTCAAGGGCGACCTGGCAACGCTGCTCGAGCTGGAGGAGGACGCTGACGTCACGCTGCTGTCCGGTTCCAGCGGGCAGCGGCTGAGGGCGCCCCATCTGCCttag